The following proteins come from a genomic window of Hymenobacter canadensis:
- a CDS encoding putative porin, translated as MNIRLLVLLVVLLAGAATGRAQVLDDSTKVLYSARTTRVLREADLLRDQTEGRIIDTTLTNFPSARNWYHDSTFHQDLGHVGTAARPLLWRPNMELGARLGRNSFDRYARDPATIPYYDSKSPYTFFRFIQGGNGEQVFELSYTRSISKKASVGLAYERIASNKLYTTDARPGSLVEHSNFLFFARFESTDERYHALFNYNNVRHRAVEQGGIRQNGPTISVAQRDTALSQLFDYGAERPWLFTALSNEQRDGLRLAHSYRLVGRGLTAFHVIDWRRQANRFQDTKLELVQGTNQPSYYPRALLSTIGTDDRAETQRLENTFGVLGRSSTVQYRLYARHRSLSLATRHLVGVPSIGDTGQLRPAAADGNTYSQVFAGGTADFNYKIFAIETAGEVFALDVENPDRNQEYWLRGAARLGPLTGELLSSSYSPTLSQEQFDGNHYRWTNSFDNTKVNQLTARLDQTLGRHRLEASGAIINITSLVYYGAYGEPAQLSEDRRLLTLSARHRFNVGNIYFDNQAHGTQGGDQEGLRIPALVTNSKIYYQGYLFKKALFGQIGAEVYYQSTWKPYDYSPSTQQFIVQNYFTAGNFAVADVFLSGDIKTVAVFLKVAYVNQGLLRNGYFTTPYYTGLPRRFEFGLRWQFFD; from the coding sequence ATGAATATCCGGCTACTGGTGCTGCTCGTGGTGTTACTGGCCGGGGCGGCCACTGGGCGGGCCCAGGTGCTCGACGACTCCACCAAAGTGCTCTACAGCGCCCGCACTACCCGCGTGCTGCGCGAGGCCGACCTGCTGCGCGACCAGACCGAAGGCCGCATCATTGACACCACGCTCACCAACTTCCCCTCGGCCCGCAACTGGTACCACGACAGCACCTTCCACCAGGACCTGGGGCACGTGGGCACGGCCGCCCGGCCGCTGCTCTGGCGTCCGAATATGGAGCTGGGCGCCCGTCTCGGCCGCAACTCCTTCGACCGCTACGCCCGCGACCCGGCCACCATTCCTTACTACGATTCCAAGTCGCCGTACACGTTCTTCCGCTTCATTCAGGGCGGCAACGGCGAGCAGGTGTTTGAGCTGTCGTACACGCGCAGCATCAGCAAAAAAGCCAGCGTGGGCCTCGCCTACGAGCGGATTGCGTCGAATAAGCTCTACACCACTGACGCCCGGCCAGGGTCACTGGTAGAGCACAGTAACTTTCTGTTTTTTGCCCGCTTCGAAAGCACCGACGAACGCTACCACGCGCTTTTCAACTACAATAATGTACGCCACCGTGCGGTCGAACAGGGTGGTATCCGGCAGAACGGTCCCACTATTTCAGTAGCCCAGCGTGATACTGCGCTCAGCCAGCTCTTCGATTATGGAGCCGAGCGCCCCTGGTTGTTTACAGCGCTTAGTAATGAACAACGCGACGGGCTGCGGCTGGCGCACTCCTACCGGCTGGTGGGCCGTGGCCTCACGGCGTTCCACGTCATCGACTGGCGCCGCCAGGCGAACCGCTTTCAGGATACTAAGCTGGAATTGGTACAGGGAACCAACCAGCCGAGCTACTACCCGCGGGCGTTGCTGAGCACCATCGGTACCGACGACCGGGCGGAGACGCAGCGCCTGGAAAACACGTTTGGCGTGCTGGGCCGCAGCTCCACCGTGCAATACCGGCTGTATGCCCGGCACCGCAGCCTCTCGCTGGCCACGCGCCATCTGGTGGGCGTGCCCAGCATCGGTGATACGGGCCAGCTGCGGCCGGCCGCGGCCGACGGCAACACCTACAGCCAGGTGTTTGCGGGCGGCACGGCCGACTTCAACTACAAAATCTTCGCCATCGAAACGGCCGGGGAGGTGTTTGCCCTCGACGTGGAAAACCCCGACCGCAACCAGGAATACTGGCTGCGCGGCGCGGCGCGGCTGGGCCCGCTCACCGGCGAGCTGCTGAGCTCCAGCTATTCGCCCACGCTTTCGCAGGAGCAGTTCGACGGCAACCACTACCGCTGGACCAACAGCTTCGACAACACCAAGGTCAACCAGCTCACCGCCCGCCTCGACCAGACCCTGGGCCGGCACCGCCTGGAGGCCTCGGGCGCCATCATCAACATCACCTCACTGGTGTACTACGGGGCCTATGGCGAGCCGGCGCAGCTCAGCGAAGACCGCCGCCTGCTGACGCTTTCGGCGCGGCACCGCTTCAACGTAGGCAATATCTATTTCGACAACCAGGCCCACGGCACCCAGGGCGGCGACCAGGAAGGCCTGCGGATTCCGGCCCTCGTCACCAACAGCAAAATCTACTACCAGGGCTACCTGTTCAAGAAGGCGCTGTTCGGGCAGATCGGGGCTGAGGTGTACTACCAGTCCACTTGGAAGCCCTACGACTACAGCCCCAGCACCCAGCAGTTTATCGTGCAGAACTACTTCACGGCCGGCAACTTTGCCGTGGCCGACGTGTTTCTGAGCGGCGATATCAAAACGGTGGCGGTGTTTCTGAAGGTGGCCTACGTCAACCAGGGCCTGCTGCGCAACGGCTACTTCACCACGCCTTACTACACCGGGCTGCCCCGCCGCTTCGAGTTCGGGCTGCGGTGGCAGTTCTTTGATTGA